The genomic stretch AAAGACTAATATCTCGACGTTCTAAGTTTAAAAATGAGAACCCCGATAATGAAACCGTGACGGATGCCGTCGCGGCAAATGCGTACGTGGAGCAGTTTGGTTTGGAGATCTTTGGGCGTGCAGAGGCAACCATGAGGGCTAATAAGGTGACGAAGTTCGTTGCCCTTCCCCTATCTTTTGAGGATAAAACTAATTTGTCGCAGGCAAACTGCTGATACATTCCAAGCAGCTGCCACGTTTCTTGAACTCTGTCAGATATGGAATCGTCTTGAGCCGGAGACCGCTGCGAAAATCAAGTTCGCCAAGTATCATGCAGTGAGGATTGCAAAGGCAATCAGGGCTGGCGAGGACCCGAACGAGTCGAACCCAGTTatgaaagacgaagatgaaaTAGAGGGAGATAGCTTGGATGTGCAGAAAGGTGATCCTGAGGTTCAGGCAATTGTCGGATCGCTGCCCACACAATCGAGACAGCCGTCTGTAGAGGACGTCCCCGAGGATTCTACGCATCCTTCAGGACCATCTCCCTCTTTACCGCAGCCCCCAACTGGATTCACCGAAGTACCTACTGCATCGCATGATGCCGCACGTAGTCCAACTCAAGATATGGACCTTGACGCGGAGCAACGTGCACCGCTGAACCTCCCTTCAGCACCTGCGACACTCACGTCATCTTCGACCTCAGTCCCTAATCTTCCAGATACGCCTACAAGCGTTGGCACCCATCAATCTCCAGGTGCTTCTGACGCTTTTCAATCctttcctccaccatcgGCAATGCCTCCTTCGAGTCCACCAGCTGCCTCTCGCGATCCTAGTTCTTTCTACAGCCAACCTAGGGCCAcacctcatcatcaacctgTGCGATCTCCAGCAGCT from Aspergillus oryzae RIB40 DNA, chromosome 1 encodes the following:
- a CDS encoding uncharacterized protein (predicted protein); the protein is MRANKVTKQTADTFQAAATFLELCQIWNRLEPETAAKIKFAKYHAVRIAKAIRAGEDPNESNPVMKDEDEIEGDSLDVQKGDPEVQAIVGSLPTQSRQPSVEDVPEDSTHPSGPSPSLPQPPTGFTEVPTASHDAARSPTQDMDLDAEQRAPLNLPSAPATLTSSSTSVPNLPDTPTSVGTHQSPGASDAFQSFPPPSAMPPSSPPAASRDPSSFYSQPRATPHHQPVRSPAAAPVMPHPTPQPVQTPTTITPTASSSGYVNSQAVDDNSIALAQKHARWAVSALTFDDVNTAIKELKNSLKCLGAE